Proteins from one Brevibacillus humidisoli genomic window:
- a CDS encoding branched-chain amino acid ABC transporter substrate-binding protein, whose amino-acid sequence MKMLLRKALYGCLLFALLLGGCANSAQPTDSAGGGESGTAGGGDEIVIGFLGPVTGNNATDGKDMLNAVELAVGKINESGGVLGKQLKVEVADDGCDPQMATSAANKLASQNVSAVVGGYCSGSTLPASGVFQNAGIPMVVTAANSSKLPAQGYDTLFLINGLVPDQAKTAVTYLIEKNAKKIALIHDNSAYSKDLADSAKAAVEQAGGSVIAFEAINPEEKDFSALLTKLKSLEPDAVYFTGYYAAGGLLVKQFRQKEVPGMFIVGDGSFSEDLIEIAGPENAEGVLISATPTAEFIEGAEAFVDEYKKTYGLAPGPFSALTYNGVNLLADAIQRAGSADQEAIRQALKETKGYQALGQTITFNEQNTLDTSNFAVLKVELGTFKLAK is encoded by the coding sequence ATGAAAATGCTTCTGCGCAAGGCCTTATATGGATGTTTGTTATTCGCACTGCTGCTCGGCGGGTGTGCCAACTCGGCGCAGCCGACAGATTCAGCAGGAGGGGGAGAGAGCGGGACAGCTGGTGGAGGTGATGAGATTGTGATCGGGTTCCTTGGACCGGTCACCGGCAACAATGCGACGGACGGCAAAGACATGCTGAATGCGGTCGAACTGGCTGTGGGCAAGATCAACGAATCAGGCGGCGTGCTTGGCAAGCAGCTAAAGGTGGAAGTGGCCGACGATGGCTGTGATCCGCAGATGGCGACCAGCGCTGCCAACAAGCTGGCCTCACAAAACGTCTCGGCAGTGGTCGGGGGCTATTGTTCCGGCTCTACCTTGCCTGCTTCTGGCGTCTTTCAGAACGCTGGAATTCCCATGGTGGTGACCGCAGCCAACTCTTCCAAGCTGCCGGCTCAAGGCTACGATACGCTGTTTTTGATCAATGGTCTGGTTCCCGATCAGGCCAAGACAGCGGTAACCTATCTGATCGAGAAGAACGCGAAAAAGATTGCCCTGATTCACGACAATTCCGCCTACAGCAAAGACCTGGCTGATTCGGCCAAAGCGGCTGTGGAGCAGGCGGGTGGCAGCGTCATCGCATTTGAGGCGATCAATCCGGAAGAGAAAGACTTCAGTGCGCTCCTGACCAAGCTGAAATCACTGGAGCCGGACGCTGTCTACTTTACCGGCTATTACGCCGCAGGCGGACTGTTGGTCAAACAGTTCCGCCAGAAAGAGGTACCCGGTATGTTTATCGTTGGAGACGGCAGTTTCAGTGAAGATCTGATTGAGATCGCCGGACCGGAAAACGCAGAGGGTGTGCTGATCTCAGCTACCCCAACAGCGGAGTTTATTGAAGGTGCCGAGGCATTCGTGGACGAGTACAAGAAAACGTACGGGTTGGCGCCAGGCCCATTCTCCGCTTTGACCTACAACGGTGTCAACCTGCTGGCGGACGCCATACAGCGGGCTGGTTCGGCGGATCAGGAAGCGATTCGCCAAGCCCTCAAAGAGACCAAAGGATATCAGGCACTTGGACAGACCATCACCTTTAATGAGCAAAACACCTTGGATACGTCCAACTTTGCCGTCCTGAAGGTGGAGTTGGGAACATTTAAGCTGGCCAAATGA